A genomic segment from Cyanobium sp. NIES-981 encodes:
- a CDS encoding LysM peptidoglycan-binding domain-containing protein: MRRALAALALAVALPLPSLAPTPVHAQVVVRPGETLSEIAERHGVSLSRLMQANGITNPDLVVVGQNLVIPGGVARSNGSRTASGSVTVKPGETLSEIAEREGVSMSQLMQANGLGNADLVMVGQRLAVPGRSRSSAAAGSPARATPTAPYTVQSGETLSDIAARFGTTPERLIQINALSNPDLVLAGSRLRIPSRPGGTAAPARSAASATAHVVSPGESLGSIADRYGTTVDRLVALNGLENPDLLHAGTRLKLVGTPPAKTTAQPAPKTTAQPASKTAAQTAPKPEPKPAPKPVPAAAAQAAPAPAATPTSTPQPSSTTTAAATRPEATRAAVAQAPADRDAEKPAPSAERTPTAAAATQPAQPAPSAAATQTSAEPEPKPEPKAAPKPEPRPSRLTLATRGLGQTTPRGTVRAATPAVAGTAAGVTTVASRTIGKPTATAAATSASPASGATDGNHDWRSYGPLQVDWANWQPMGGSYVAPTLNSEGEPLYLAINCGARKVNATGQSGQWKTWDDPQRDYEQKLVSDLCKAKGG, encoded by the coding sequence ATGCGCCGCGCCCTTGCAGCCCTGGCCCTGGCGGTGGCCTTGCCGCTCCCGTCCCTGGCACCGACCCCCGTTCACGCCCAGGTGGTGGTCCGCCCGGGCGAGACCCTTTCGGAGATCGCCGAACGGCATGGCGTCAGCCTCAGCCGCCTGATGCAGGCCAACGGCATCACCAACCCCGATCTCGTCGTGGTGGGCCAGAACCTGGTGATCCCCGGCGGTGTGGCCCGGAGCAACGGCAGCCGCACGGCCAGCGGCAGTGTCACCGTGAAGCCGGGCGAAACCCTCTCCGAAATCGCCGAGCGGGAAGGGGTCAGCATGAGCCAGCTCATGCAGGCCAACGGCCTCGGCAATGCCGATCTGGTGATGGTGGGCCAGCGGCTGGCGGTTCCCGGCCGCAGTCGCAGCAGCGCCGCGGCTGGATCTCCAGCCCGGGCGACACCCACCGCGCCCTACACCGTGCAAAGCGGCGAGACCCTCTCCGACATCGCCGCCCGCTTCGGCACCACCCCGGAACGGTTGATCCAGATCAACGCCCTGAGCAACCCCGACCTGGTGCTGGCCGGCTCCAGGCTGCGGATTCCATCGCGGCCCGGCGGCACGGCGGCTCCAGCCCGTTCAGCCGCCAGCGCCACGGCACACGTGGTGAGCCCCGGTGAAAGCCTCGGCTCCATCGCCGACCGCTACGGTACGACGGTCGATCGGCTGGTCGCCCTGAACGGCCTCGAGAACCCCGACCTGCTGCATGCCGGAACCCGGCTGAAACTGGTGGGAACGCCTCCTGCCAAGACCACGGCTCAACCAGCACCCAAGACCACGGCCCAACCGGCGTCCAAGACCGCGGCTCAAACGGCGCCCAAGCCCGAACCGAAACCCGCTCCCAAACCGGTGCCTGCCGCCGCTGCCCAGGCCGCCCCGGCTCCTGCGGCGACGCCCACCAGCACCCCCCAACCCAGCAGCACCACAACCGCGGCCGCCACCAGGCCCGAAGCCACCAGGGCCGCGGTGGCCCAGGCGCCGGCCGATCGGGATGCCGAAAAGCCGGCCCCCAGCGCGGAACGCACCCCCACCGCGGCAGCCGCGACCCAGCCTGCCCAGCCGGCCCCCTCCGCCGCGGCAACCCAGACCAGTGCCGAACCTGAGCCGAAGCCCGAGCCCAAGGCCGCACCGAAGCCCGAGCCCAGGCCGAGCCGCCTCACCCTGGCCACCCGCGGTCTGGGACAGACCACTCCCCGGGGTACGGTCCGGGCCGCCACACCGGCCGTGGCCGGCACCGCCGCGGGGGTGACGACCGTGGCCAGCCGCACCATCGGCAAGCCCACCGCCACGGCGGCCGCCACGTCCGCCTCCCCAGCCAGCGGCGCCACGGACGGTAACCATGACTGGCGCAGCTATGGCCCCCTGCAGGTGGACTGGGCCAACTGGCAGCCCATGGGGGGCAGCTATGTGGCCCCCACCCTCAACAGCGAGGGGGAGCCGCTCTACCTCGCCATCAACTGCGGCGCCCGCAAGGTGAACGCCACAGGACAATCCGGCCAGTGGAAAACCTGGGATGACCCGCAGCGCGACTACGAGCAGAAGCTGGTGAGCGATCTCTGCAAGGCCAAGGGCGGCTGA